A segment of the Hemitrygon akajei chromosome 10, sHemAka1.3, whole genome shotgun sequence genome:
TTTTACCAAAGCCCTGATGCATATCTATCTGACAGGGCTTCACCAATTTTCCAATCTCAGTTATGTCAATGCAAACAACTGAATTCATGCTACATTATGTAATGGCCACTTTCCAGCACAAGACCAGAATGGAACAAGCCTACTTCATCAGATATTGAAAAATATTGATGCTAAACTGAAGATAGAAAGTTACTAGAAATGTACAAATTTTGTATTGAGGAGTAAAAATATAGTTGAGAATGTGGAACCATCACTTCAAATGAACAATGAATTTTGTAAACACACCAGTAGTAAAATTAGAGATCTACTTGTCTACAAGGTACAATTACACTACAGAGTTGAACTCCAGGTttagttatttattgagaaactgcaaagaataggcccttttggcccttcaagctgcactgcccagcaacatccaattgaaccctagcctaatcgtgggacaatttacaaaaaaCAATTAACCTATCAGCCAGTACACCTttgaactatgggaggaaaccagagcacccagaggaaacccatgcggtcatggggagaaggtataaactccttacagacagtggcaggcaCAATTACTTACATTCACATTTGAGTCTTTAATATAACAAAATGTCCAATGACAGATGTATTATTAGACAAAATCCAACACTAGGCCACATGGAGGGAAATTTAAGGGGCACCTTAAGAGATAATTAGAGAAGGTGAATGAGGGAGCCATTAGCTTGGGCCCAAGAAGCTAAAGGCATAGTTGTCAATTTTAGGTTTTGAGCCCGGGACTCTGAAAGCAGAGTTCCCAAAGATGAGGCTTTATTGAGCAAACTGTTGATAACCTGTACAGCAGGAGTTTAAATAGATAGAATTTTAAATCTGAGGGGGCCAGGCTATGCCCAAAGAATATTTTGTGTTTTGAAAACACTTATTCCTCACTCCTTCAGCTTAAACCAAAATGGTGAAACAAACacttacttgtttattttctCCAATTCGTTTCAAAATTTGTTTTTCTTGATTTATGCTCTCAATCTCTTCTAGACTTGTGTTTATCCACTTTTGTAAATTCAATAGATAAAATTTCCTTGTCTGCTCATCATCTGCTTTTCCATTGCAAATAATAGATTTAATCTCTTTTAATTTGGCTTCAGTTTCTTTCTTCATGTTATACCTGGTTGGGATGAATTCACAAAGTAAATTATGTTGATTATTTCAACACACATTGCCACAATCATTCATTTATTCCGAGATTAATaccaaagcacaaaataatttgaAAACAGTACCTTTCAATTTTAGCCTGTCTTTTTACCGCCATGGAGATTAAACTGGATTGACTTGAAACTGTCGGTCTACTGGAATCAGCACCTGCTTTGTTATTTTCTTCTTTATTTTCCATTGTTTCAGGGAACTCAAATGTCATTACATTATAATCTTTGCAACGTTGCAAGAAGTCCATGTAATAGACTTGGGCCTTTTGTATATGCTCTAGCCGCTTTGCAGAATTCCCTAATTTCATTGTAAGAGCTCCTAGTAACACAGGCAGCAACAAGTACTTAACATCTGAAGTGGCAATTTCTTCCAATTCTTCATTTCGACTGCAATAGAACAGAAACAATTCTTCTGAAAAATCAAATTAGTATCAAGTTATCCAATTTCACATTTAAGTCAATACTATATAAAACAATGTACCTTATATCTGCTTTTGCATGCAACTAAGCCATGTGTAAAGTTGCTGCTATATTTGCACATAAACCAAAGAACTATATTTCAAAAGCCATTTTCTTGGAGGATGACTGGTCCCGTCCCATTTTGCAAATGGGCTGGGCAGACAAGGCCAATGCAGGACCTGAAAACCAGGGgttgttcccaacattttttatgccatggagctttaccattaactgaagggtccttggaccccaggttgggaaaccctgctgaCTCTGTCCAACATCATGCTTGATGCGTTGGGCAGGTGGGTAGTTTGGGAGTGGTGCACTCCTTTCACTGCTTATATTGAGCTTTTGTAATGCTCTTGAAAGATGGCTCCGAGATTTTCAGTGCAATTCTCCTTTCTCCATTATGAGCAGAAACAGGCTACTGAGTCCCACAAataggtcagaatcagaattctgtttaatatctctggtatatgtcatgaaattttttgttttgcagcaccACCATATTGCAAcacataataaaaaaactataaattacaactatatatatatataaataaacttaatacaaaaagataGTGTAAggaaggtgaggtagtgttcatggattcattgtccattcagaaaagtgGAGGAAAAGCTAgaaaagctattcctgaaatacagtgtgtgagagagtgagtgagagagtgagaaagtgtgtgtgtgtgtgtgtctgtctgtaggCTCTGATACCTCCTCCTCAATAGTAGCAACCATATCCTTGACCCTGGCAGCCAGGTGGCCACACACCATCTTCAAGTCTCTTCTGCGGCCACAGAATCACCTGCCCGTCATCTACTTGTGACTTTAGTGTCAGGAGGagtagtataggaaactgatacaggactttgtgatatggtgcaactcaaactacctgcgtctcaatatcaccaagaccaaggagatggtggtggactttaggagatctaggcctcatatggagccagtgatcattaatggagaatgtgtggagcaggttaagacctacaagtatctgggagtacagttagacgagaagctagactcgactgccaacacagatgccttgtgcaggaaggcacagagtcgactgtacttccttagaaggttggtgtcattcaatgtctgtagtgagatgctgaagatgttctataggtcagttgtggagagcgccctcttctttgtggtggcgtgttggggaggaagcattaagaagagggacgcctcacgtcttaataagctggtaaggaaggcaggctctgtcatgggcaaagtactggagagtttaacatcggtagctgagcgaagggcgctgagtaggctacggtcaattatggaaaactctgaacatcctctacatagcaccatccagagacagagaagcagtttcagcgacaggttactatcgatgcaatgctcctcagacaggatgaagaggtcaatactccccaatgccattaggctttacaattctaccgccaggacttaagaactttttaaaagctattattaatgctttttgagatagtgatttagatgcatatcatattttttactgagttaagtattgtatgtaattagttttgatacaacaagtgtatgggacattggaaaaaaagttgaatttccccatggggatgaataaagtatctatctatctatctttccttTACTAGTCACTTTAATCGATTATGTATCCGTCTAAATATTGACCAAAGCACGATTTGTGAAGGTAGAGTCACGTTTCCACAATACTTTGTGAGGAATCAACATTATATCAAGATAAATCACAGTTGAATGTTCACATTTGGTGCGGCACAATGGCACAGATAGAGAAAATGctgtgtcacagctgcagagatcaagttcaatcctgacctccagtgcccTGTGTTGAGTCTGCACGATCTCCCTGACCcagggtttcctccaagtgcttagAACGATAGGCTAAATGCCTACTGCAAATTGGTTTCCCACCCCTGAACAGGTGAGTgatgggtggtggtggaggatgaAAGAACGACAGTTTGCAAGAATAAAATGGAAATGAGTACTAACAGGTGTTTGTCAGCGTGGACGATAGGATGAAAACCCTATTTCTATCCTGTATGACTCTAAACACCAGAACCATGAGCTGAACTCGATATCATTGTGGTCCTTAGCTGTGACTAAGACACTTAAGTGTCTTACCTGTCCCAAGACACCTAAATTCTTCAAGTACCCTTAAAATACATCCAGTCACAATGGATATACTCTCACTCAATACATCGAGCAGAAAGGGTTGTCCAAAGGCTTCAGTGGTTACAGCGTTTAACGGGATTAAATGCCCAATCCTTCTGATCACAAAGGCATCCACAACTGTCACCCACGGGGACCGCCCTTCTTTCGGCGACAACACTCACTGCTGGTGGGAGACGGCTGCGCATGATTTGCAATGCACCGAGTTATGAGAGGGATGGTCGCCGTCGTGGGTGCGCAGGTCGGGCTGGGGCTTGAGTTACCTGAACAGATCCAGCTGGTTCACCATCCGAGTGGCCTGTTCCAGCAGCTCCATCCCCCGCCGCACCTTGCGCTGAAAGCTCTCCGAGTTGGACGGCTCGTTGCTGCTCTCCACCTCATCGTGCAGCCTCCAGCCGTTCTCGAAGATGTCGGAGAGTTTCAGCGTCTCGCCGGACTGCGCCTGAGAGCACGTCGCCTCCGCCTCGTCCCCAGCCTCTGCCTTCTCCACAGCCGCCGCCATCACTAGGAGACGGAGGATCCCCTCACTGCACATGCGCCAATCATCCCGAGGGGTGCGGACGGTCGGTGAATGCCACCTAACGGTGGGAGGACTGCATTT
Coding sequences within it:
- the igbp1 gene encoding immunoglobulin-binding protein 1 — translated: MCSEGILRLLVMAAAVEKAEAGDEAEATCSQAQSGETLKLSDIFENGWRLHDEVESSNEPSNSESFQRKVRRGMELLEQATRMVNQLDLFSRNEELEEIATSDVKYLLLPVLLGALTMKLGNSAKRLEHIQKAQVYYMDFLQRCKDYNVMTFEFPETMENKEENNKAGADSSRPTVSSQSSLISMAVKRQAKIERYNMKKETEAKLKEIKSIICNGKADDEQTRKFYLLNLQKWINTSLEEIESINQEKQILKRIGENKQPQATRPQRPPMQPFILARNAAEAKVFGVGYPSLPTMTVDDWYEQHKKHGALPDQGIPRSQSVDQENQEQEVENDNEADDEQALRLAREKDDWKDTHRRGYGNRQNMG